The sequence below is a genomic window from Nocardia fluminea.
GTGGTGGTGCGGTGCCAGCCCGCGGGGATCTCTACGACGACTCGACCGACCGTCGCGGTGGTGGGCTTCGGTTTCGGCTTCGCCGAAGTGGACTGGGGCGCGGTGCTTGTCACCACGGGGGGCGAGGTGGTCGCGACGGCGGCGGTGGCCTGTTGGTCACCGGATCCGAACAGGAAGAAGCCACCGATCGCGGCTGCGGCGACGACAGCGGCGAGAGCAGCGGCACCGATGTAGAGCGGGCGGCGGTCGACGGGGTTGGTCGCCGCGGCACGTTCGCGCAGGGGCTGCATCCACTCGGCCGCAGGCGGAATGTTCGGCGTGTAGGCGGGAGGCTTCTGCGTGGGCCGGGCCAGGTCTGTTCCGGTCAGCGGGCTGACGGGAACGCCCGCACCGCAAACACTTTCGACTGCGGCGGTGACCGCGGCCAGAACCGCCGGATCGGTGGCACCGAACACTTGGACGACGTCCGCGGGGCGATCGGCGAGCAGGCGGCTCAAGAGAGCCGTGAGCCGGCCGAAGCCTTCCTCGTCGGCGAGTTCCGAGGCTGCCAGGTTCGGTTCGGCTTCGACGGCCTCGACATGGGTCCCGTACGTGTCGTAGGTGACTGACGAGGCCGAGGTCGACAGCATGCCGAACTCGATGATCGCGGTGCGGCGGCTACGGCTGGCCGCGACATCGATCGCCGAGGCGCGCAGGGCACAGGCCTCGAACGCGACCTCGTGGGTGAATTGCTGTGCCGCGGTGCCGAACAGGTCGAGTTCGGGCTGTCCCCACGTGGTGGGGTGCACGACGACGATCCGCTCACACAGCGGTGTCACCCGCAGGGTGTCCATGATCGCCGCGAGCAGCGCGGACAGGGCTTGACCCACCGTCGGCATCCGCGGCGGCAACGCGAGCACACCACCGCCCAGATACTGCACCACCGACACCGCTTGCGTGGGCGGGGCCAGCGGTTCACCGATGACGAGATCGGAACCGTTGCTGCCCAACACAACCGACGGCGCGACATCCCAGTGGGTGGTGGCGCCACGCGCCCACACTTTGGCCTCGCTGACAACGAGCTCGACGACGGTCATTCCGGCTGCGGCATCCAGGCGGTCTGGACCAGGCCCTCGGTATTACGCGTGACGAAGGTGCCACGCCCGGCGGGCTTGGGGCCGGGACGGGTGGTGCCGACCATGACGCCTTCGTCTTTGCTGCAGCTCATCACGAGTGCGGCCGAACCGAGGTCCTTCATCCGGGCCAGTGTCGCCTCGTACATGGCGCGGCTGGCGCCGCCCGAGCGGCGCGCGATGATCAGGTGGAAGCCGAGGTCCCGGGCGTGCGGCAGATGCTCGACGAGCGCCGACACCGGGTTGCCCGACGAGGTGGCGACCAGGTCGTAGTCGTCGACGAGCACATACAGCTCGGGACCGCTCCACCACGAACGCTCACGCAGCTGCTGCGGCGTCACTTCGGGACCGGGGGTCCGCTTGGCGACGTAGGCCGCGAGGTCGGCCATGTTCTGAGTGAATTGCGGTGCGGTGGAACCGTATCCGGCCTGGTATCCCTCGGGGATGATGCCCAGCATCGAGCGGCGGTAGTCACCGACGATGAACCTCGCCTCGTTGGGCGTATTCGATGCTGCGATGCCCTCGATGATCGAGCGCAACAGCGTGGTCTTACCGGACTCGGAGTCGCCGATGATGATGAAGTGCGGGCTTTCCGCGAAATCGATATAGACCGGAGCGAGCTCGGCCTCGTTGATACCGATCGGGATACGCAAGCACTTGGTTGCCGGATCGACGCGCGAGGGCCAGTTGCCTGCCAGGTAGAGCAGTTGTTCGCGGGGCAGCTGGTCGGGCAGCATGCGGACCTGCGGGGCGGGACGGCCGGGTGTCATCCGGGCGATCGTCTCGACCGCGGACGACACCGCTTGGCCCAGATTGGACGGATCGGAGGAACCGTCGATCCGCGGCAACGCGGTGAGCATGTGCAGGCACTCGGCGGTCATACCGCGACCGGGGCGACCCTGCGGAACCAGCGACGCGAACTTGCGGCCGAGGTCGGAGTCCATCGGGTCACCGAGGCGCAGCTCGATGCGGGTACCGATCTGGTCCTTGAGCGCGGGACGGGCTTCCGCCCAACGGGCGAGCGCGATCACCACGTGCACGCCATACGAAAGACCCTGCACCGCAAGGTTCATGATGACCTGCTCGAGCGCGTCGAAGTCCTGACGGATCGAGCCGTAACCATCGATGACCAGGAACACGTCACCGAACGGATCCTCGTGTGCGCCCTGGGCGGCCGGGCTCGACGCCGGGTCCATCGAACGCAGCCGACGGAACTCGACCATCGACTCGATGCCGAGCTGACGGAACTTCGCCTCGCGGGTGCGAACGATCGTGGTCATCTCGGCGACAGTGCGCCGGACCTGGTCCTCGTCGAGACGGCTTGCCACCGAACCGACGTGCGGCAGGCCCTGCAGGCTGGTCAGCGTACCGCCACCGAAGTCGAGGCAGTAGAACTGGACCTGCTCGGCGGTGTGGGTCAACGCCATCGCCATGATCATCGAACGCAGGGCGGTCGACTTGCCCGACTGCGGACCGCCGACGATCGCGACATTGCCTCGCGAACCCGACAGGTCGACCACGAAGGGGTCGCGGCGCTGGTCGTAGGGGCGGTCGACGATGCCCATCGGAGCACGCAGGGTGGCGATCGCGGCGAACTCGCCGGTGAGGATCGAGCGCGGGACGAGCTGATCCATCGTCGGCGCCTCGTCGAGCGGCGGCAGCCAGATCTCGTGGGCGGGACGGCCGTGGCCCGCGATACGCGAGACGAGCATGTTCAGGTTCGACATCTGCTCGTTCTCGTCGCCGACCGGCTCCGGCTCGAACTCGGCCTCCACCGGCAGCGGGACCCGATCGGCGGCACGGAAACCGACGTGGGTCGCGGCGAAAGGCCGGGCGTTGACGTCGATTTCGCCACCGACGATGCCGGCACTGGTGACCTCGCGGGCCGAACCACCACCGACATATGGGCCGGAGACGTACGAGGCCTGGAAGCGCTGGATCTCGCCCGAGTCGGACTTCAGGTAACCGCCACCGGGGGTACTCGGCAGGTTGTAGGCGTCGGGGACGCCGAGGACCTGCCGGGACTCGTTGGCGGAGAAGGTCTTCAGGCCGATGCGATAGGACAGGTGTGATTCCAGGCCCTTGAGCTTGCCTTCCTCGAGACGCTGCGAGGCGAGCAGGAGGTGGACCTGCAGCGAGCGGCCGAGGCGGCCGATCATCACGAACAGTTCCGCGAAATCGGGGTGCTGGGTGAGCAGTTCGGAGAACTCGTCGAGCACGACGAACAGCGCGGGCAGCGGGTCGAGGTCCGCGCCCGCCGCGCGGGCCTTCTCGTATTCGGAGACGTTGGCGAAGTTGCCCGCTTGGCGCAGAACTTCCTGGCGGCGGTTCATCTCGCCGGCCAGCGCGTCCTTCATACGGTCGACGAGGTCGGCTTCGTCCTCGAGGTTGGTGATGACCGCGGCGACGTGCGGGACGCCGTCGAGGCCGAGGAAGGTCGCACCACCCTTGAAGTCGACGAGGACCAGGTTGAGCTGGTCGGGCGAGTGGGTGGCGAGCAGGCTGAGCACCAGCGTGCGCAGGAATTCCGACTTACCGGAACCGGTCGCGCCGATGCACAGGCCGTGCGGGCCCATGCCGTTCTCGGCGGCTTCCTTGATGTCGAGCTCCACCGGGGCGCCGTCGGCGCCGATGCCGAACGGCACGCGCAGACGTTCGCGGCCGTAGCGTGGACGCCACGCGCTGGCCGGGTTGAAGTTGCCGATGTCGCCCAGGCTCATCAGCTGCGACCAGGTGGAGATCGTCTCGGTCTCGTCGGTCTCGACATCGCTGCTGCGCTGGGTCGCGGCGCGATAGGGCGCGAGCCTGCGGGCGAGCTGCTGGGCCTGCTCGGCACTGACCCGGTCGATGGTGGCGAAGCGTTCCTGGTTGCCGGTGGCACCGCGACCGAGGCACTCGCCGTCTTCGACGACCATTTTGATGCCACGCGAAACAGCAAGGCGCGGTGCGTAATTGCACAGGTCGATGATGGTGACACCCTCGTACCCGGACTCGCGCAACTGGTCGTCCTCGGCCTCGAGCAGGCCACCGTCGACGACGATCACCACGTGCACCATGTTCGGGTTGTTCGGCTGGTTACGCGAGTAGCGCACCCGGTTGCCGAGCAGCGGATGCAGGCCGCTCATCGCCTCGCGAATGGAGCCGTAGAACATGCGCTGGGTGCCGATGCCGTCCTGGGAATCGGGGTGCTGGGTGTGCGGGAGCCACTTGGTCCACTCCCACTCGCGAGCGGTGTCCGGGCCACAGACCACGGCGACGAGCACCTGGTCGGGCGCCTGGAACATGCACAGCTGCAACAACATCGCGCGCGTCATGTCGCGCGCCTGGGCACGGTCGCCGTCGAGGGCCACGGTGCCGAAGCCCTTGACCGCGATGGCGGTGGGCAGGTCGGGAACCGTGGAATGCGCACGGACGAAACGGCGCAGCGACACCGCGGCGATGGGCTCGAGTTCTTCGACGGGACCGGTCTCGGGGGCTACCAGCCTGGTCGCGAGGCGCTGGCCGCCGAGGCCGATGCGCGCGTGGCAGAAATCCTTGTCGCCGGAGCGGCGCTCCCACATCCGGCTGGTGCCCGCGAGCATCCAGATCAGGCCGGGCTCGGGGTGGCTCCACTCGACGGCGGCGCGCTGCTGCTTGGCGGTTTCGTCGACATCCTTACGGACCTGATCGAGATAGCGCAGGTAATCCTTGCGGTCCTCGTTGGCTTCAGCGGCCTTGGCGCCCTTGCCACCACCCTGGCCGAACATGGTGACCATCGACATGATCATCATCATCGGGAACATCATCGACATCGGGTTGGACAGCATGCCGCTGCCCTGGGTGAACATCAGCGCCATCATGCCGACCATGCCGACTACCATCACGACGGGCATGAGCTTCATCAGCAGGCTGCCAGGGGTGATCCGCGGGATCTCCGGCGGCGGCTGCAACGTGACCTCGCCACCCGGTGTACGCGGCATCTCGCGCCGGGCACGGCGCTGGAACCTGACGGTGCTCATGGTCGAAGACTCCCCCTGCTTGACTACTCGCTCATCTGTCGTCGCGACGGGCTCAGTGTAGAGGTCGCGGCCGACATGTCGTATGGTTCGTCAGGCATTCTGCTGTCCGAACGGTGGGTTCCGCAAACTGTCGGCCGTGTGAGCGGTCGAGCGGAAACACGAGGTAGAGACGGAACTGGGGGAGTTTTGACGCACGCGCGACTCGATCATGTGGAAGAGGACTCCGCACGCGGCATCGTTCGCGCGCCGGACCTCGCCCGAGTAACCATCCTGGCCAAGCACACGCAGGTGGACATGGCGATTCCGGTCGATGTGCCGGTCGCTCTCGTCATCCCCAGCGTGGTCGACATGGTCGCGCAGCACAGCCGCTCGAACGATTTCGACAACGACGGCGAACGCTACGAGCCCGCCGAATGGGTGCTCGCCCGCATCGGCCACCCCCCGTTCTCGAACTCGCTGAGCCTCGGCGAACAAGGCGTACGCGACGGCGAACTGCTCATGCTGGAAAGCGCCTCGCACGCGGCGCCGACGCCGCTGTTCGACGACATCATGTACAACGTCGCGGTCGCCGACGCCGAGCATTACCGCAGCTGGACGCCGAAGACGGCCCGCGTCACCGGTTCGGTCCTCGCCGCGCTCACCATGCTGGTCGGCTGTTTCGGTCTGCTGGCCGCGCCGGATGCGTTGCCGTTCTGGGTTTCCGGCTCGCTCGCGCTGTTCGTGGCGATCCTCTGCGTGGTGGCGGGCACCGTGCTCAGCCGCATGTACCGCGACGCCTCGGCCGCGCTCGTACTCGCGGGCTGCGCGCTGCCGACCGCGTTCACCGGCGGCATGCTGCTGGTCCCCGATCATTACGGCGCCGCACATCTGCTGCTCGGATTCGCGCTGCTCGGCTCCATCGCGGTGCTCGCCTGGCGGGTCACCGGTATCGGCCTCGCACTGTTCATCGGCACGGCGACCATCTCGGTGTTCGGCGTGCCCGCCGCTCTGGTGGGGCTGCTCACCGATCAGCCGGTCAAGGCGATCGGCGCGGCCGTCGCCGCGCTCGGATTGGCCGGACTCTCACTCGCGCCGCGTGTTTCGATGCTGCTGGCCAAACTGCCGTTGCCGCCGGTCCCCTCCCCCGGCACCCCGATCGATCCGACCGAGGACGACCCGGACGACCATCGCGCCCTGCCGACCCTCGATGCCCTGCGTGCCCGCTCGGAGCGGGCCCGTAACTACCTCGCCGGTCTGGTCAGCGCGACCACGCTGGTCACCGTCGCCGGTGCGCTGCTGGCGACCGACGCGGGCTCCGAAGATCCCTACTGGCCCGGTATCTCGCTCGCGCTGGTGTGCGCGGTGGTGCTGATGTTCCGCAGCCGCACCTACGCTGGCGCCGAACAGGCCATCGTGTTGATCGCGGGTGGCTCGGCGATCGTGCTGATCATGCTGGTCGGCGTCGCGCTCGAAATGCGCCAGCCCCTGGTCGTTTTCGGTGCCGCGCTGGTGATTCTGATCTCGGCACTGGTGATGGGCCTGATCGTGCCGAATCAGTCCGCGACGCCGCCGATGCGCCGGGCCGTCGAACTGCTCGAGTACGCGTTCGTCGCCGCGGTGCTGCCGCTGGTGTTCTGGGTCGCCGATCTCTACTCGCTGGTTCGCGGGCTGTGAGGCTCGGCTTTCGACTGACGGCCGTTGCTCTGGTCGTCGGTCTGAACGCCGGGTTCGGTCTCTACGGCACCGCGCACGCGGACCGGCCGCCCGCGATCGACCCCGGAATGCTGCCCGCCGGTGACCCCGCCGCGCCACCGGACAAGACCGAAAAAGGTAGTGGCACCAACGGTTTGTGCTTCCGTACTCAGCCGAGTACGGCGACGGCCGTGATCCCGCCGAGCCAGCGTTCGCTCGACCTGGAACGCGCGTGGCAGTTCTCCCGTGGCGCAGGACAACTCGTCGCGGTGATCGACACCGGCGTAGAACCACATCCCCGCCTGCCCGACCTGTGGGCCGGCGGTGACTACGTGGCCGCCGGTGGCAACGGCACCGAGGACTGCGACGTGCACGGCACGGTCGTGGCCGGGATCATCGGCGCGACCCAGATCGAAGGCCAGGGCTTCTCCGGCGTCGCGCCGGAGGCCCGAATCCTCAGCATTCGCCAGACCAGCTCGCTCTACCAGTCCGAGGGCGCGGGCCGGAACAAAGGACCCGACGACTTCCCCGAGGGCTACGGCAAGGTCTCCTCGCTCGCGAGTGCGATCCGGCGGGCCGCCGACTTCGGCGCCCGAGTGATCAACATCTCGCTCGTCGCGTGCAACAGCGGGTCCCCGGCCAACGAGGCCGCGTTCGGCGCGCTCGGCGCGGCCGTGCGGTACGCGGCGCTGGA
It includes:
- a CDS encoding type VII secretion-associated protein, with translation MTVVELVVSEAKVWARGATTHWDVAPSVVLGSNGSDLVIGEPLAPPTQAVSVVQYLGGGVLALPPRMPTVGQALSALLAAIMDTLRVTPLCERIVVVHPTTWGQPELDLFGTAAQQFTHEVAFEACALRASAIDVAASRSRRTAIIEFGMLSTSASSVTYDTYGTHVEAVEAEPNLAASELADEEGFGRLTALLSRLLADRPADVVQVFGATDPAVLAAVTAAVESVCGAGVPVSPLTGTDLARPTQKPPAYTPNIPPAAEWMQPLRERAAATNPVDRRPLYIGAAALAAVVAAAAIGGFFLFGSGDQQATAAVATTSPPVVTSTAPQSTSAKPKPKPTTATVGRVVVEIPAGWHRTTTTDARADLVPDDAARHRITITQKPVSAGAGYVEVAADLSAQIAKKPAGTVTPVRQDVVFAGRPGLSYEERPADGSTVRWQVLVERGVQVSIGCQYAENGWAGVMSACEQVVGGVQVGP
- the eccCa gene encoding type VII secretion protein EccCa is translated as MSTVRFQRRARREMPRTPGGEVTLQPPPEIPRITPGSLLMKLMPVVMVVGMVGMMALMFTQGSGMLSNPMSMMFPMMMIMSMVTMFGQGGGKGAKAAEANEDRKDYLRYLDQVRKDVDETAKQQRAAVEWSHPEPGLIWMLAGTSRMWERRSGDKDFCHARIGLGGQRLATRLVAPETGPVEELEPIAAVSLRRFVRAHSTVPDLPTAIAVKGFGTVALDGDRAQARDMTRAMLLQLCMFQAPDQVLVAVVCGPDTAREWEWTKWLPHTQHPDSQDGIGTQRMFYGSIREAMSGLHPLLGNRVRYSRNQPNNPNMVHVVIVVDGGLLEAEDDQLRESGYEGVTIIDLCNYAPRLAVSRGIKMVVEDGECLGRGATGNQERFATIDRVSAEQAQQLARRLAPYRAATQRSSDVETDETETISTWSQLMSLGDIGNFNPASAWRPRYGRERLRVPFGIGADGAPVELDIKEAAENGMGPHGLCIGATGSGKSEFLRTLVLSLLATHSPDQLNLVLVDFKGGATFLGLDGVPHVAAVITNLEDEADLVDRMKDALAGEMNRRQEVLRQAGNFANVSEYEKARAAGADLDPLPALFVVLDEFSELLTQHPDFAELFVMIGRLGRSLQVHLLLASQRLEEGKLKGLESHLSYRIGLKTFSANESRQVLGVPDAYNLPSTPGGGYLKSDSGEIQRFQASYVSGPYVGGGSAREVTSAGIVGGEIDVNARPFAATHVGFRAADRVPLPVEAEFEPEPVGDENEQMSNLNMLVSRIAGHGRPAHEIWLPPLDEAPTMDQLVPRSILTGEFAAIATLRAPMGIVDRPYDQRRDPFVVDLSGSRGNVAIVGGPQSGKSTALRSMIMAMALTHTAEQVQFYCLDFGGGTLTSLQGLPHVGSVASRLDEDQVRRTVAEMTTIVRTREAKFRQLGIESMVEFRRLRSMDPASSPAAQGAHEDPFGDVFLVIDGYGSIRQDFDALEQVIMNLAVQGLSYGVHVVIALARWAEARPALKDQIGTRIELRLGDPMDSDLGRKFASLVPQGRPGRGMTAECLHMLTALPRIDGSSDPSNLGQAVSSAVETIARMTPGRPAPQVRMLPDQLPREQLLYLAGNWPSRVDPATKCLRIPIGINEAELAPVYIDFAESPHFIIIGDSESGKTTLLRSIIEGIAASNTPNEARFIVGDYRRSMLGIIPEGYQAGYGSTAPQFTQNMADLAAYVAKRTPGPEVTPQQLRERSWWSGPELYVLVDDYDLVATSSGNPVSALVEHLPHARDLGFHLIIARRSGGASRAMYEATLARMKDLGSAALVMSCSKDEGVMVGTTRPGPKPAGRGTFVTRNTEGLVQTAWMPQPE
- the eccD gene encoding type VII secretion integral membrane protein EccD; translated protein: MTHARLDHVEEDSARGIVRAPDLARVTILAKHTQVDMAIPVDVPVALVIPSVVDMVAQHSRSNDFDNDGERYEPAEWVLARIGHPPFSNSLSLGEQGVRDGELLMLESASHAAPTPLFDDIMYNVAVADAEHYRSWTPKTARVTGSVLAALTMLVGCFGLLAAPDALPFWVSGSLALFVAILCVVAGTVLSRMYRDASAALVLAGCALPTAFTGGMLLVPDHYGAAHLLLGFALLGSIAVLAWRVTGIGLALFIGTATISVFGVPAALVGLLTDQPVKAIGAAVAALGLAGLSLAPRVSMLLAKLPLPPVPSPGTPIDPTEDDPDDHRALPTLDALRARSERARNYLAGLVSATTLVTVAGALLATDAGSEDPYWPGISLALVCAVVLMFRSRTYAGAEQAIVLIAGGSAIVLIMLVGVALEMRQPLVVFGAALVILISALVMGLIVPNQSATPPMRRAVELLEYAFVAAVLPLVFWVADLYSLVRGL
- the mycP gene encoding type VII secretion-associated serine protease mycosin, producing the protein MRLGFRLTAVALVVGLNAGFGLYGTAHADRPPAIDPGMLPAGDPAAPPDKTEKGSGTNGLCFRTQPSTATAVIPPSQRSLDLERAWQFSRGAGQLVAVIDTGVEPHPRLPDLWAGGDYVAAGGNGTEDCDVHGTVVAGIIGATQIEGQGFSGVAPEARILSIRQTSSLYQSEGAGRNKGPDDFPEGYGKVSSLASAIRRAADFGARVINISLVACNSGSPANEAAFGALGAAVRYAALEKDVVIVSSAGNSDNACKSGNPGPDPLKPAQDLWSTIRTYVNPAWYDEYVLSVGSIGANGAPSSFSVPGPWVGIAAPGEGITSLDARTGGISDGKYDNQGKYMAYSGTSFASPYVAGVAALVRDRFPDLTAKQVIQRLQATAHAPAEGWNPYIGYGAVDPVAALTNEVPKDLPPKQANPARSLQLAVPAPPPPADNTARDVALIGSGAIGLILVLGVLASFPIRRKFGMSADDL